Proteins co-encoded in one Streptomyces sp. JH34 genomic window:
- a CDS encoding ankyrin repeat domain-containing protein, translating to MKQRQQKKLSRHLFEAVLTGDARHSKALLRSGASPERRNSDGTTPLYLAAVQGDAEIARLLMEAGASPDTESSGLGSEGTPLCAAACWGHAETVQQLLAHGADPNLREDHGTGRSPLDWADHGSHPDTAEILRAAGAQPADHPEL from the coding sequence ATGAAGCAGCGTCAACAGAAGAAGCTCTCCCGCCACCTCTTCGAAGCAGTCTTGACAGGTGACGCCAGGCATTCGAAGGCCTTGTTGCGTAGTGGAGCAAGTCCAGAGAGGCGGAACAGTGACGGCACCACTCCGCTGTACCTGGCTGCAGTGCAGGGCGACGCCGAGATAGCTCGTTTGCTCATGGAAGCCGGGGCTTCTCCCGATACCGAAAGCAGCGGCCTCGGCTCGGAAGGCACACCGCTGTGCGCAGCCGCCTGCTGGGGGCACGCCGAAACCGTCCAGCAGTTGTTGGCGCACGGCGCCGACCCCAACCTCCGGGAAGACCACGGCACAGGCAGGTCGCCGCTGGACTGGGCGGACCATGGTTCTCACCCTGACACTGCCGAAATCCTCCGGGCAGCAGGGGCGCAACCGGCAGATCACCCAGAGCTGTAG
- a CDS encoding MerR family transcriptional regulator, translating into MRIGEVAAAAGVSTRALRYYEQQQLIVSSRSAGGQRLYAPDTVERVRWIQLLYAAGLSSRTIVEFLPCVHTGIAGPEMIARLRAERDRLDEHMRDLAATRARLDSVLAAAELGATRSAGESAG; encoded by the coding sequence ATGCGTATCGGCGAGGTGGCGGCGGCCGCGGGAGTGAGCACGCGGGCGCTGCGCTACTACGAGCAGCAGCAGCTCATCGTGTCGAGCCGCAGCGCAGGCGGGCAGCGTCTCTACGCCCCGGACACGGTGGAGCGGGTGCGGTGGATCCAGCTCCTCTACGCTGCCGGGTTGAGCAGCCGGACGATCGTGGAGTTCCTGCCGTGCGTGCACACCGGTATCGCCGGCCCGGAGATGATCGCCCGGCTTCGCGCGGAGCGGGACCGCCTCGACGAGCACATGCGGGACCTTGCCGCCACGCGAGCCCGACTGGACTCTGTCCTCGCCGCCGCTGAGCTCGGCGCGACACGGTCGGCCGGCGAGTCCGCGGGCTGA
- a CDS encoding TetR/AcrR family transcriptional regulator, translating to MKEPGPEAAGARTRSRTRRAILSAAASVLGRDYHATLADIADAAGVGRTTLHRYFSDRTGLISATIEDSIAAIDESVAGAAIDQGSPVEAMRRLVTAMVAVGERLVFLFGDPRVLEGRGAAKTPEPLDDPVLTLIKRGQAEGAFDPDVAPAWIQRVLWSLVYTGYQDAEACGLPRHGIVSTVIRTLENGIHTSNPEHRQA from the coding sequence ATGAAGGAGCCTGGACCCGAGGCCGCAGGAGCACGCACGCGCAGTCGTACACGCCGCGCCATCCTCAGCGCGGCCGCCTCTGTACTCGGCCGCGACTATCACGCCACGCTGGCGGATATCGCAGACGCCGCCGGCGTCGGCCGCACGACACTGCACCGCTACTTCTCCGACCGCACCGGGCTCATCAGCGCAACCATCGAGGACTCCATCGCAGCGATCGACGAGTCGGTGGCCGGCGCGGCCATCGATCAGGGATCCCCCGTCGAGGCGATGCGCAGGCTGGTCACGGCGATGGTGGCGGTCGGCGAGCGGCTGGTGTTCCTCTTCGGCGATCCACGCGTTCTGGAAGGCCGCGGCGCAGCAAAGACACCGGAGCCTCTCGATGACCCGGTGCTCACTCTCATCAAGCGCGGGCAAGCCGAAGGCGCCTTCGACCCGGACGTCGCTCCCGCCTGGATCCAACGTGTGCTCTGGTCGCTGGTGTACACCGGGTACCAGGACGCCGAGGCCTGTGGGCTGCCGAGGCACGGCATCGTCTCCACCGTCATCCGCACGCTCGAAAACGGTATCCATACGTCGAATCCGGAACACCGTCAGGCATGA
- a CDS encoding protein kinase family protein, translating to MLDQDSLRAARLAGYGTVSTQLSLLSDHRLGEVVAAATPLGSGIGGRSAALDINGTFVFVKRIPLTDTELRPENARSTANVFGLPMFYQYGVGSAGFGAWRELAVHTMTTNWVLGDEYAGFPLMYHWRVLPDSPPEGFTDEFGGLEGAVAHWEGSPAVRDRLEAIGQSSCSLVVFLEHVPHTLAGWLGTQRETAMPEGGDSLPFRWVEEALVSGAAFMSSRGLVHFDAHFANILTDGRQLYFADFGLALSSRFDLSADESTFLSDHLAYDHCYTASHLLQYHLLDGVRGDTEREAFLHDWIAGRRPGDIPPEISAIIDRHARPTVVVDSFFRRLLTESKQTPFPAAEIERQLGADATCEGGSTSRSMTPRSSATPSTP from the coding sequence ATGCTGGACCAGGATTCGCTACGCGCCGCGCGCCTGGCGGGTTACGGAACCGTGAGCACCCAGCTCTCCTTGCTGAGCGACCACCGGCTCGGGGAGGTCGTAGCAGCCGCTACCCCGCTCGGGTCGGGCATCGGCGGCAGGTCGGCAGCGCTGGACATCAACGGAACGTTCGTGTTCGTCAAGCGGATCCCTTTGACGGACACCGAATTGCGCCCGGAGAACGCGCGGTCGACGGCGAACGTCTTCGGACTGCCGATGTTCTACCAGTACGGGGTGGGCTCGGCCGGGTTCGGTGCCTGGAGGGAGCTCGCCGTGCACACCATGACCACCAACTGGGTTCTGGGCGACGAGTATGCGGGATTCCCCCTGATGTACCACTGGCGAGTTCTACCTGACTCCCCTCCCGAAGGATTCACCGACGAGTTCGGAGGCCTGGAGGGGGCCGTCGCGCACTGGGAGGGATCACCCGCCGTTCGTGACCGGCTGGAGGCCATCGGCCAGTCCTCATGCAGCCTGGTGGTCTTCCTGGAGCACGTGCCGCACACACTCGCCGGATGGCTGGGCACCCAGCGCGAGACCGCCATGCCGGAAGGCGGGGACAGCTTGCCCTTCCGCTGGGTGGAGGAAGCGCTGGTGAGCGGAGCTGCCTTCATGAGTTCTCGCGGACTTGTCCACTTCGATGCTCACTTTGCCAACATCCTGACCGATGGACGCCAGCTCTACTTCGCTGACTTCGGACTTGCCCTGAGCTCGCGCTTCGACCTTTCGGCGGACGAGTCCACCTTCCTCTCGGACCACCTCGCATACGACCACTGCTACACGGCGAGCCACCTGCTCCAGTACCACTTGCTCGACGGCGTGCGCGGTGACACGGAACGCGAAGCCTTCCTGCACGACTGGATCGCGGGTCGGCGACCTGGCGACATCCCGCCTGAGATCTCAGCCATCATCGACCGGCACGCACGCCCCACCGTCGTCGTGGACTCCTTCTTCCGCCGTCTGCTCACCGAGAGCAAGCAGACGCCGTTCCCGGCCGCGGAGATCGAACGACAATTGGGCGCTGACGCCACTTGCGAGGGTGGCTCGACCTCCCGCTCTATGACGCCAAGAAGCTCGGCGACGCCCTCAACGCCTTGA
- a CDS encoding integrase core domain-containing protein, protein MIGSVGRVGAAGDNAAMESFFALLQKNVLDRRTWTSRKELRIAIVTWIERTYHRRRRHRRRARLTPVEYEKIMTPPAALAA, encoded by the coding sequence ATGATCGGATCAGTGGGCCGGGTTGGTGCCGCCGGCGACAACGCGGCCATGGAGAGCTTCTTCGCGCTGCTCCAGAAAAACGTCCTCGACCGCCGTACCTGGACCAGCCGTAAGGAGCTGCGGATCGCGATCGTCACCTGGATCGAGCGCACCTACCACCGGCGCCGGCGTCACAGACGCCGGGCCCGATTGACCCCCGTCGAGTACGAGAAAATCATGACCCCACCCGCAGCCCTGGCTGCATGA
- a CDS encoding putative quinol monooxygenase — MSTDDTTPDGLIPAAILASDTPVAVYGYARAKAGEEGRMLGEIQAIIDLTRKEDGCEQYVVHTTPDQPGAYAFYERWSSGAHLLAHVSQPFMQTYFAAIAGLVEGELEAHWLHPLS; from the coding sequence ATGAGCACTGACGACACCACACCCGACGGCCTCATCCCCGCCGCCATCCTCGCCTCGGACACACCGGTCGCGGTATATGGATACGCCCGGGCCAAGGCGGGCGAGGAGGGCCGGATGCTGGGCGAGATCCAGGCGATCATCGACCTCACCCGCAAGGAGGACGGATGCGAGCAGTACGTGGTGCACACCACGCCGGACCAGCCGGGCGCCTACGCCTTCTACGAGCGCTGGTCCTCCGGCGCCCACCTGCTGGCGCACGTTTCGCAGCCGTTCATGCAGACGTACTTCGCCGCCATCGCCGGCCTGGTCGAGGGGGAACTGGAAGCCCACTGGCTGCACCCCCTCTCCTGA
- a CDS encoding ferredoxin: MAGDWFVDDRCIGCGGSVSLAPTLFGPATDGEHFVMTRQPATEDEILQAQLAAEVCPSRSIGTESGVKWRRHHPLEITPGTWRTGSNSPETAGGNAFLVQRTEGNVLVDAPRFAPSLCAWMESLGGITTILLTHRDDVGDAERYADAFGSEVVIHAADADAAPFADRILRSAEACEVAAGVLAIPTPGHTEGHVMYLNDDGTLFTGDSLGWDPCRHDLSAEPSVCWYSWPAQVGSLQRLAGFNFARVVPTHGTMSPTLEPGDMRRRLQALVARLQRDLADE, encoded by the coding sequence GTGGCCGGAGACTGGTTCGTCGACGACCGCTGTATCGGGTGCGGAGGTTCGGTCTCGCTCGCGCCGACGCTGTTCGGGCCGGCTACCGACGGCGAGCATTTCGTCATGACCCGCCAGCCGGCCACCGAGGACGAGATCCTGCAGGCACAGCTCGCCGCCGAGGTGTGCCCGTCCCGGTCGATCGGCACCGAATCCGGCGTGAAGTGGCGGCGACACCACCCCTTGGAGATCACACCCGGCACCTGGCGGACGGGCTCGAACTCGCCCGAAACCGCAGGCGGCAACGCCTTCCTCGTGCAGCGCACCGAGGGCAACGTCCTCGTCGACGCGCCGCGCTTCGCCCCGTCGCTCTGCGCCTGGATGGAATCGCTCGGTGGTATCACGACGATCTTGCTGACGCACCGCGACGACGTCGGCGATGCCGAGCGATATGCCGATGCATTCGGCTCTGAAGTGGTCATTCATGCCGCCGACGCTGACGCCGCCCCATTCGCAGACCGGATCCTGAGAAGTGCCGAGGCCTGCGAGGTTGCCGCCGGTGTGCTGGCGATCCCCACCCCCGGGCACACCGAGGGACACGTCATGTACCTGAATGACGACGGCACCCTGTTCACCGGCGACTCGCTCGGCTGGGACCCCTGTCGTCATGACCTCAGCGCAGAACCGTCCGTGTGCTGGTACTCCTGGCCCGCCCAGGTCGGCTCACTCCAGCGGCTCGCAGGCTTCAATTTCGCACGGGTCGTTCCCACCCACGGCACGATGAGCCCGACGCTCGAACCGGGCGACATGCGTCGGCGGCTGCAAGCGCTGGTCGCCCGCCTGCAGCGCGACCTGGCGGACGAGTAG